One genomic region from Yarrowia lipolytica chromosome 1C, complete sequence encodes:
- a CDS encoding uncharacterized protein (Compare to YALI0C13420g, similar to Saccharomyces cerevisiae YHR131C and YNL144C; ancestral locus Anc_2.113, weakly similar to uniprot|P38835 Saccharomyces cerevisiae YHR131c): MTLAQSAQPAGFKEVSFEQEVSLAFDKVSFDKEVSFDPTSIAFDTNDTTTAITNTKPMDMPPPTKALASLNLNLDDNALESQLGQSPPIDAADYILPQYSTALFLQARVPVKFEFTSPFTSSSQRAWVVCLVTLNSTCLELKPLDEPFMIAKPTLKKEQQRLVIANNEIPRPRTKSISLKPSISNLKQVLKQDNGSNSSQQIVEIPQTPLAFTLQYAVCGHAADYTKRANCLRVRAESMQFLIHFGSPHDCIEWANAIQSGIDLALPLEHRELPKVRSLPRRRRDRSTAGNVSQRQRAYSTVAPVPSPSNQETRSRSKSTSSIAAFRLLANLRRPRGNSTSEGADRRGSADRGSSDRAGGDRASADRSSTERVPANRGNAFVPATPPLDSPLSPPSPAYSHSNASTHSHMSDDMSVHSTDSFSSDMDSATSSATTMSRSSHEQTCKERWDPEVEQMSEQAELKYATRCLKRFQRYSSWVNKITICENKPYLVRQNFVQLVANECLVTES, encoded by the coding sequence ATGACTCTCGCACAATCGGCTCAGCCGGCCGGATTCAAAGAAGTCTCGTTCGAACAAGAAGTGTCGCTGGCCTTCGACAAGGTCTCATTCGACAAAGAAGTCTCGTTCGACCCCACATCCATCGCATTCGACACAAAcgacaccaccacagcAATAACCAACACAAAACCCATGGATATGCCGCCGCCCACTAAAGCCCTCGCAtctctcaacctcaacctgGACGACAACGCCCTGGAGTCGCAACTCGGCCAGAGTCCCCCCATCGACGCCGCAGACTACATCCTCCCACAGTACTCGACCGCGCTCTTCCTACAGGCCCGGGTGCCGGTCAAGTTCGAGTTCACCTCGCCGTTCACGTCATCGTCCCAGCGGGCGTGGGTCGTGTGCCTCGTGACTCTCAACTCTACCTGTCTGGAGCTCAAGCCTCTGGACGAGCCCTTCATGATTGCCAAGCCCACCCTtaagaaggagcagcagcgactcGTGATCGCCAACAATGAGATTCCCCGACCTCGAACCAAGTCCATCTCCCTCAAGCCCTCCATTTCCAACCTCAAGCAGGTTCTCAAGCAGGACAACGGTAGCAACAGCTCGCAGCAGATTGTCGAGATCCCCCAGACCCCACTCGCATTCACTCTCCAGTACGCCGTGTGCGGCCACGCTGCCGACTACACCAAGCGAGCCAACTGCCTGCGAGTGCGTGCTGAGTCCATGCAGTTCCTCATCCACTTTGGATCGCCCCATGACTGCATCGAGTGGGCCAACGCTATCCAGAGCGGAATCGATCTGGCTCTCCCTCTGGAACACCGGGAGCTGCCCAAGGTGCGGTCTCTACCGCGTCGGCGTCGAGATCGAAGTACCGCCGGCAACGTTTCGCAGCGGCAGCGGGCCTACTCCACTGTGGCTCCTGTGCCTAGCCCTTCGAACCAGGAGACCCGATCGCGGTCTAAGAGCACGTCTTCCATTGCGGCATTCAGACTGCTAGCCAACTTGCGGCGTCCTCGAGGCAACAGCACCTCTGAGGGCGCTGACCGACGAGGCAGCGCCGATCGCGGAAGCAGCGACAGAGCCGGTGGAGATCGAGCTAGCGCCGATCGATCTAGCACTGAGCGGGTGCCGGCCAACCGAGGCAACGCCTTTGTGCCCGCGACCCCTCCTCTGGactctcctctctctcctccttctcctgcatACTCGCATTCCAACGCATCCACGCACTCGCACATGTCTGACGACATGAGTGTGCACTCTACGGACTCTTTCTCGTCGGACATGGACTCTGCCACCTCTTCGGCCACCACCATGAGCCGGTCTTCCCACGAGCAGACCTGCAAGGAACGATGGGACCCCGAGGTGGAGCAGATGAGCGAGCAGGCCGAGCTCAAGTATGCGACTCGGTGCCTGAAGCGGTTCCAGCGGTACTCGTCTTGGGTCAACAAGATCACCATCTGCGAGAACAAGCCCTACTTGGTGCGACAGAACTTTGTGCAGCTGGTTGCCAACGAGTGTTTGGTGACTGAGAGCTAA